TTTGAAGATCAAAAGTAAATAGGaacaattgatttaaaaaaaatactatgaaTGGAaagtaaaatacattttcaaaattcattagtaaaatacattttcaaaccTAAAAACTTAATTCTCCGTCATTTTAACAAATGGGGAACTGCCTCATTGAAGCCAATTTCCAACACAGAAGGATCACGACAACTTTATTGGGAATAGTAAGCTCAACTACGACTTTTCTCAATTCTAGATGAGAAATAACGTAATTACATTACCAGCAAAGTCGAAGGAGATTTTCAGAATTAGTTTTAATTGGAGTAAACTATGGAAGGAAGATTGTTGGTATAAAAATGTAACAAGAACAGGAAAGCTAAATGAACTAAACAATATGGTGATCTTCATAAGCCAGAAAACACCCTATTACATAACAGATTGTCCACAAATAAAATTCTTCCTCCAGTATGCCCATGTCAATAATCGGATAGAAAATAAACAGACTAAATTAAGacgaaaaacttaaaaaaaaaagagagcataAAACCAACTATATTTCAGTATTTCCCACCTTGCTTTCTACCCttgttgaaagaaagaaagaaagctgCTCTGCAACAAAGTAGAAGATATAAGCAGAAatcctaaaaacccaaaatccCTAGGAGTAAAGCCTGTTAGGAGCTAACCACTGTAAACAAAACCCAGTGAGATGGGATTGGTGCTAGAATTCTATGAACTAACTCCGCCTTTAGCACCCTTTGGGGCATCTCCAATTTTTGAAACAGATCCATTCTCGGTAACTTTCGGATCATCGCCATCCTTTTCAGCAAGGTTAGACTCCGATTCAGACTTTTGAATATTAGCTTCACcatttttctcaaccttctcatcaccatttttctcaaccttctcatCAGTAGGTTTTTCTTCTCGCACCTGCATAAACAGACATAACTAAGACATCATCACACAATCTAATATTTTTCACATAACTAGAATAGATGAAATATCACTTGCCTGATTTAGGTATTCAAATATTGCATTCTTCCTCAGGATAATCTTCTGACGGGCCTCATAAAACCCAAAATCATCCAAAAAAACATGTGTTACTCagtatattttgattttgattaatttgagCCCAGCCTCCAACATTACCTGTAACATAGGTTCAGATTAAAGTAAGAGAAActactaaaaaaacaaacaacaaatgagGAGAGCAGGACCTAATTACCTCTTAGGTATCCCGACTCTCTCAGACTCTATGTGACAGGTTTGTTCTTGTTGTTTTCCAGCGTGACGTGCCTCAACAAATTGTTAGAAACATCCTTAACAGGACGAATCATTTCAGCAAGTCCCACAAATTGACAACTCGTATTAACCTCAATAATAAACACAacaaattagattaaaattatcatataagAAAATAGCACACACCAACATCATATCATATGGAGATGCTTACCGAGAAGAATAGGAAAACAGGGCATCTACCAGGTCTCTGCTGGGCCTCTTGGTATGCGACATCAAGCTTCTTATTGCCCTTTTTTGTACTGACCCACATGTTGTATTTTATGCTCTTGTGAATATTATCTTCATTGTAGGACTTGATGACAAAGAATTTGGCATCAGCACATTCTTTTAGAAAATCAGGTTGGTTGTATTTTTCTCTGTCAGGAACAATAGTAGTCTCTTTGCTTAGACTTGCTGGTAAATCCTGTTGTTTCATTACTGGAAAGGCTGGTGCAAAAGCATGCTGATTCTTACCACTTTTAGCCCTCATTCCTCTGTTTAATTCATTGCCATAGCTAAAGAAGCCACTTCTTCCCCTGTACTCAGTATCAAAAGCTAACCATGTTCTCCCATTAGGGGTGTCAACAGCTACCCAAGCTTTGTCAACACCTACCCAAGCTCTTCCATCAGTGCGAGTATCTTCGTTTTTTTCTTCAGACATACACTAATGGAAAAAAGACATTTTATGatgtacaaaaataatattttatgacgtaaTTTCTGCGAGTCATAATTCTGGGCGTCATAATAAGTCTGCgtattttatgacgtagtaaaaatttacgtcataataacttagacatattataacgtagatCCTaaaatcagtcataatatgCGCAAAAGATATTATGACGTAAATTTGTTAAAACATTATAATGTGTGATTTTTAGAACCAACTTATTATGACGTACATTattttgtacgtcataatatgtatattttttttaaaaaaaaattattattacaattcaCATCCTATGAAATTATAATCATTCTCAATTGATTCCATTCCAATTACAATTAATtccattcacaataaaaatacattCACCATCACTTCAACTctaatatgttataaaattttcaaacaaatactgttattttctttaaaaatctcaaaacaaaaaaagtataaaaccaCTATAAAAAATGAACTTGATTTCATAATTGAACTTTAGCACAGTAAATTCCTTAATTCAAACCCACACAATAGCACAAAACAACAAACCTAGAATCAGTTTAGTTTAGGCCATTAGCCGCACCAACATTGTCAAGAGGTTCAGTAGAACAGCAGGAGAAGAAAGTTCAATGGTTTAAACACAAGGCAATGACAACACTATCTATTTTACACATGATTCATCATCATGGTAGATTTGAATCATAACCAtgaattaattattcaaaagcTTAAACCTGTGTCATATTCTCTCACACCATAATCATTATTGGAAGCAATAATATGAGTTGCGCCACTGCAAAAGTTTTCATGTCAAGCCGTGTTCATGTTCCAAACAAAGACAAATATAACTTGGTATGAAAAATACCTCAAGCTGTCATATATCTCAATTGCATTTGTTATGGCATTATCATCATGTGTGGTCCGGGTACAAAAGCTTACTCCCTTCTGATCCAAACGCTGCATTCAAAATAGACACTATAAGTTGCATCACACAATCCTAATCTTATTAGTATGATAAAATTGAGAATTGGGGAGAAATAGTAGGCTTACGTAGTAGCAATAGTTCCTATCACATACCCAATAAAACGGAACAATTAATGTATATACTAAGTATATATTGCAAACAAGAGTAAAACATTTCTCTTGTTTTACATAGGAGAAAAAGTAAAACACCACAATCATAGAATCTGAAATATCTAATAACGCAAGATGTGCAAACAAAGGAAGGTTTGACCCCCCCAAAAACCAAGGGTGATTAACTAGAAGTTAATCCTAGTAATTAAGTTGAGCTTGATTAAGAAGTTATTGTGAATTATGATAGAAACAAGAGTATTAGAAATAAGGGAGACCAAGCTCCTCACAAGTAGAAGTAGtaattttaaagtgaaaataGGATGGTAATCCTACAATTatcagtaaaataaaaatgaatatcaaGAAACACTTTTTTGAGCCTAACTAATCCAAACAGATCTTTTGATCACAAAATTCCCTAGTAAATCTATATAGTAGTCCTCAAAGTCAAAGTTCAACAATATTTAACAGACGAAAACCTAATTGATGGCGGCTCCTTGTGCGTCGCGGAGGAGGCGTGTTCTCAGAGAAAAAAAAGCACGGCGTGGAGcaagaaaagtaagaaaacctaatttctaattttagagagaaagagagaatgagagGATGAAGAGTGTAAGTGAGAGGGACCGTGAAAGAGATGAGAAGGGCCGAGAGTGTTGGAATGAGAGGGaggtgaaagagaaaaaattatttaacatattataacgtatatTCATATCTACGTAATAATAAGTTTTGAAGTTAATTACAAGTTTGCCACcgcttttatatattatgactGATGTACAAaattacgtcataatatgtcttaaacttatttacaaatttgtcaCCGTATTTCATATTATGACTGATATATagaactacgtcataatatgtcttACTTTTATTACAACTCTGCCATCAATCAACCTATTATGATGTataatttttgtacgtcataatatgttagtcatagaaaagtatttttccactagtgataTTTTTAGCAATATTCATCCTCTGttcctcttccttcttcctctgttcttcttcttttatagcCTCTTTAAAAGGCTCCTTCGTAAGAATGTCCATCGCCTTGGTCGTAGCCTTCTCTGGTTCGACCTCCTTATTAGAAACCTCCATTTGCTGCTTCCCATTTTTTTCTAATGTACTAGACCCCTTCTTGCAACAATAGAATCGTCCAATGATGTGCCTGCGAAAAAGAACCAGAGGAAGACGAAACATGGTAGCAAAAATGGTAgcaaaagcaagaagaaaaaggaattcGGTGGTTAACGCCGATTCATTGATAAcactatatatgtatatatatatatatatatatatatatatatatatatatggtgagggacaaacaaaaacatttttgtcAGAAACTTTTTCCATGCGTAAACGAAAATCGTCTATAACAAACTTTGATTCGCCTGACATACGGATTGTGCATATTGTATTTTGATTCTTACTCACGTACAAGAATGAACGTAAAGTGTCAATAAAAAacgacaaaaaaaatattacattcttaatattaacaaaaggaaaatgtttgtttaacacccacatttgacacaaatttgacaccgtccaggtgtcaaatttctattgggttatttattttaaattgaaaaagcttttgtaataaacTGACGGGGGTAGAAGTGgtataatgaaatattgaataTGATTTTCGATTTGGCGGTTTCGTTTTCGTCTTTCACTTTTGCTGTGAACAGTTTCGTTTTCTCTCCAACAGGTCCCTTCGTCTTTCGTTTTCCACCATCTCCATTGTTGCGTTACTTTGGTTTTATCTCAAGTAGGGGAAGGCGATCATTGAGAAAGTAAGCCCGTAGTGTGGGTATGTCGTTTTTGGTTTGGTTGGGCTTCGTCTTTGTTTCGTCATTTGCTGGCATTCTCGCGTTTTGGTGTTTTGGGNTTTTGTGTATCATTTNGGTTCTCATTATAATGTTGTTGTTTAggggttaattttatttttgtaaacccTAACCAACTATTGATATTTGGCCTCTttggtgttttgattttgtgttcagTTGGAATGGCTTCCGAAATCCCAAAGGTAAGATAaagtttcttacttttatttagttggataatttgttgttaatattaacaatgttttctttatGTCTTGTAGTGGAGGGTTCGTACTTCTTTGGATTCATCTTATATTATTGGAATGAATCGTTTGTTGAGAAAAGATCATGTTCAACGAATTTGTGAGACACCTTTTAGGTGGTGTGTGTACCTACTTGAGGATGTGGACATAAACTGTGAGTTAATTAAGGTGATGGTATGTCGGTGGGTCGGGCATGACGTTAGTTTTAGGCTGAGTCATCAATTGGTTCCATTCACAGTTTTAGATGTTTTCATGACGACGGGTTTAGGTATAGGTGGTTTAGAAGTACCGTTTGATGAATGTATAGAAGGTTTGGTTGGAGAAATGTTTAACAGAAAAAGCACATCTTTGAAAGACTTGGTTCAGGTGTTTAATGTGATTGTTTTAGACAAAAACACAGACATTGATGTTGTTTGTAggttgtatatatttgtttgtttggttgtgtttttcttttctagaaaGTCTAAGATAGTAGCTAACATGCCATCAAGAGTGTTAGATGACCTAGATAGCCTCTGTTTATATGATTGGGCTACCGGTGTACATAAACACCTAGTTGATAGTTTGAATAAAGGCATGAAAAAATTAATGGCTGGACGAATCCGCAGTTCACTAAGTCTAAGTGGCAATGTTGCGGTATTGNAGGTAAAATTCGTTGTAGTTGTTGAAGtcaattatatgaattttgtaCATTCTGATATATGTGTTAGTCAAGATTTTCATCATATTGTAGGCCTGGGCGGTGGAGAGATTTTCCCTTGATGGAAATCGAATTAATAGAGATTTCAGTCGCATGCTCCGTTGGTTCCGGACTGCTGAAGTAATTACTTCATTTAAGtttcttataaatattgatGATTTGAGTGCAGTCATTAATATGTTTGCATGTTTGTAGTTTAAGTCTGAGTGGTATGTTGGGGAGCGTGTCCGTGACCTGCCCGAAATCAAAGCTGCATTTGAGTTGTTTGATGGAGGGATAGGTGTACCGCAGTTGCCAAAACGATGTAGAGTTGATGAAGCTGTAGATGATAGCTCCGATGATGGCACCTTTGAAGCAAACCTTGAGGAGACATTGAAGAAGAATAATGAAGAAATGATGGCGTTGTCTTCAAGGCTAGTTTTTTTGAAGAATGAGGTATGTAAAATTCGTGACATTCCAATTGTGAATGAAGAAGGTGTTGGAGGAGTTGATGAAGAACCTTTAGGTGGAGGTGATGAAGAACCTTTAGGTGGAGGTAATGAAGAACCTTTAGGTGGANATGAAGAACCTTTAGGTGGAGGTGATGAAGAACCTTTAGGTGGAGGTAATGAAGAACCTTTAGGTGGATGTGATGAAGAACCATTAGGTGGAGGTTATGAAGAACCTTTACCTGGAGTTAATGAAGAATCGTTCAATGAAGAAGCATTCAATGAACGTTCAATGAAGAACCTATGGCTGAAGATGAACAACAAGTTGTGAACGTTGTTGAAATTGTTGAGTATGAAGAACCGGAGGCACCGCAAGCAATGGCAATCGTACCTCTTCGTGCAGTTCATGGTGATCCAAGGCCTGACGTCAATGCTGACCAACTCTACATCGCCGTGGGCGTAAGGGATAGACCACAAAGGTAAgttatgataattttgtttaatgtatTGGTTTGGGAATAGTTATTTATTGAAAAGTACATTTGTTTTTAATCAGGATCGTGTGTGAAATAATTGGGCAGACACTGAACACAACATTTGTTCATACCTTAGCTCCTTACAAATACGTTGATAACATGGTAAGTGTTTGATGTCCTTAGTTGATTTATACTTTGATTATAATTTGGAATGAAATGTTGAATTTTGAATGTGTAGTTGGTGCTATTTGCAACCACCATATTTATGCACTTTGAGAAAAGGAGGACAAGGGTTGTGAAGAGGATCCTTTTTAGTTCGTTATATGCGGTAAGCTATACTATTTGAATGTGTTCATTTCAGTTCCTTTTGACTTAGTATGTGTTATTCATTTAGGATTGTTGTATTTCATCGTATTCTCAGGACCTTATCATCAATGATTAtttgaagatggaaaaaaacCATCGTGTGTTTAGTGCTCATAATTACAACAGCTGTTTGCGTGCGGGACACTTTAGCCTTGCAGAAATTCCAACTGCTGAATTTGTAAGTGAGgtttaatttttactttgtaCGTGGTGGTATGTGACATATAGCAATTGTTGATGTGTTCAGTTTCTTTTTGTTGGTTTGTAGTTGTTTCTCCCTTTTTGCCATAATTATAATTGGTGGTGCTATGTTGTAAAAATTAGCACGTTggaattatatattattgattctaTGGCGAAGGACGTAAGAGACCACAGAAGGATTGATATTGTTGTGGTATATGTTAACCGATTTGAATATTGTTATTGAGTTCCAGTCACCAACACATAACTTACGAGATACATACTCATTTCTTCTTCCAGTCACCAACACTTCCCCATTTCTCAACCTTCCTCTTGCttgtaaaatgttaatttatttaaaaaatagatagtccattgcaaaaaaataaaaaattagagaatTGACTAACAGGCCAtgtaacagaaaaaataaaaattaatcatatttatataactattaaatttaaatacaaaattaaaattcgtCTATGacgtttataattttaataactaaaaataacttaaattaaaattcagtttaactgtaaaaaaaaaatcaatcaaaatttaacaactaaaaaagtaaatacattaaacataaaaaatataaagataactcaaaaatgaaattcaatttaaaatgaaagaaaataaataaaaatttaagaatcaaaaatatatttaatttaaaaaaaaaattaaactatactaaacataaaaaattatatatgcaacattttttttttataaattaagtgtgacgtttttaaatttatcagaACGGATTATACTAAATTTgtagattttatttaaagtaatttccttttaaattaatttattcgaGTTTTgaactaaataattttaaaaatagctACATAAACTATAAGCATACTATTTTTGTcgatttgattttaaaaatcaatattgaAGTGCAAGGGTTATTTTTACCACACTTTTGTTAACGATTGGATTATTTGTATGAATGTGAATGTAATGTAAATTCGTGAtgaaaaaagtaaattgaaacaaattggTTTCGCTACACATGATAGGATAATtctaatattatgtaaaattaagaaattataaaattacaattaaagtacattttataatacatttttaggAAAAGTAATTTGAATAACAATATGCTATACAGCAGCTGACCAATTTACTCCTccaatatttttgaaaaggaTATTTTTCGtctttatcattattttgtatttaattcaAGTCTTAAAATTATGTGTccaaaaacatacaaattttccaatttaagatgtaaaaaatattattcaagatCACTCAATCTAAAAATTttctaatgaattttttatattagcaAACATAATTTATTCCATTCTAAAGACGAATTTTTTACTCAAAACACTTTTTTAGATAATACAAACTCTATTTGGAACATCGGATCTGAGTTCTAATTAGTTGTAATGTATCTAGTAGGATTTAGAATTTACAGATTGAATAATTCGAAAActtaatcaattattcaagaTGGAATTTCTCGAAGGAAACCCAATGGAGATGTGTTTTGACTTCTCTTAGAATCCATGGCGGCGAGAACCAAAATCCAACTCACTGATTACACGTTGACCCACATCTCTTTTAACGTACAAACTGCGCACATCCATAAAAAGTACGACAATCCAGACTTACTGTATTGCTGTTATATGACAATAAGAAACCTCTCATATTACGATTAAAAGGCAAACCGTTCTCATATTCTTTGGTTTCTACTTCGTACCTTTGTTCTTCCTCCATTTCAACTTGTATTGCAACCTTTATAACTTTCCGTTCAGATCCACGTCTTTGCGCCTATGGGTTCATCTTATTGACGAGTGTACTCTCTGGATTGGTACTGATTGATGCTCTCGATTGACGAATGTCCTGtgttttgatcatttttaaGCTTTCAcctgtataaattaaaataattgaaaaagattAATGTTATCTATCTTTTCATGCCTGACATTAGCcacattttaatagattttgagCATGGAGTAAATAATTACAGAAGATGAATGTGAAAAGAATATTGCAATAATCAACTATAATTCAGTAACTGatacaactaaaattttctattattatgtcAAGTTTTAAACTAATTGAAGATATATTACATCCAAATTTTATCAACTATATAACAGCTATGTTGTATCTACCAATTTTACGTTCTGCGTCATGTATAAATTACTTAAATGAGTAactttattaaagataaaattaaaaaaaaattactttctagtaattgacattttttaagTAAGAAATGACCAAGTGTGAAATTCATAGGTATGAGACAAGATGGAGTAGTCGTTGTTATACGAAAATGGTGCAGAAGCAGATATAATACAATGGAGTGGAACCGAATTCCCAATTAGTAATCAAATCaaacattaatatttgaaagtaTACTCTGTAACTCAGATTCTTAGTTCAGAATATCCGAGTAAAAATGTGTTAAGATTCACGTTATAATATCCTAAATTACGTTAAAAtaccaattcatacaattttatgaaaatattagtattttcaATCCCGTGTTGAAGAAttgattttaattcaaattaaattttgaattaaaataattttaaataactgtgtcaaacaaaatattctaagtttagataataaaaaagtCATCATAAATCACTGTatgtcaaaatcaattttaaccaaattatgtttttaaaatcaatttcattcaacaaaaatCTCCATTGTGTGCTCTATTCACATATTTGACGAGGTGAAGACTACATCTGACGTATCATGGCTGCTGCTCCATAAAGCAAGATTCTTAATAAGCAAGTATAGCACCATTATAAAAGAAAGGCTGAGGCAAAAACTACAGAAAAAAACTAGTTGAGGATGAAATGATACCGTatgaatcaattttttttggtCTGTTGGGATGCTTCAGCATACTGCTCTGCAAGTTTCTTTACTTTCTCACCTTCCTTTATGAGAAAACTCGCATTCTTTGCTTTGCAATGATACTTCATAACCTTCTCAGTTGTTTTTGCAACAGCCCACCTGTATTGGTCAGCCGTGATTACACCACTCTTGCACAGTGGTCTGATGTGCTCCTTGATGTAAGCTTCTACCTGTACAAATTCCAGTAATATTAcagaaatataaaatcataaaggaAAATgtagaaatggaagaaaacataaatgatagCACACAGCattactttttaagaaaaactggagaaataaattatatgggaaaattaagtttataataCCTTTTTAGTTGTATGATTTACCGAGTCAGTCTGCTTAGCAGTGACATCAGATTTCCCTTCCTTCCGTTGGAAACTTTCACCGGTTTCAGATATATTGGAAGACTGGTCGGTGATGGTAGTATCAGAAATTTTTTCTGTGAGATTCTCCTTCCCCTGTTCTGAAGCTTTTACTGCATTATTCAAAGCATGTTGTTCATCATTATGGTAGTCATTGGCGACGCTTAGAGTTTCTGTCTTGCCATCTCCATGTAATGATCTTGATTCACCAGctggaaatttttttattagtggtTCTTTGTCAGGGCCGTATAATAATTCTTCAAATTCTTTGTCAAGTGGCTCAACAGCGCTCTCGAAGGGTAGGAGCTCTGAAGAAACAGAAGACCTATCCATTTGAACTGCATCGTTGTGACAATTTGGCGAGCAGGATGCCTCTCCTGGCACTTCATTTCTTTCAGGCCCCTCACAGTCAGCACAATCCAAAGCGATATCTGACTTTTTCAAGTTCATGGTGGAGAAAACAAGTTTCACTTTTGACTCGTTTTGCTCTTGTTTTGGTTTTGAAACCTGTGTAACACTAGCACCAATATAATCCTCATCTTCCAAATCATACTCAAAATCACCATAAATATCCAGATCAGGATTCGAATCCAGTTCAAGTATATTATCGGACCCCAACATGTCACCATTACATGTTTCTCTGTTCTCATGTGGACTGCTAGGTGGGGAGTCAGACAGCAGACCAGCATTTTTCAAGGCCGTTTCAACTGCAGGGTCAGCTGAAAGATCTTCCATATTTGGTTCTGATTGTTGATCATTAAGCATTGCTGATGAGGCTGCTGGAGTTGTATCTCTGGCTACATCAGATTTTGTGTTATTTGTGCGATGCAAGAGCTCCTGTGAACAAAGGTTCAAATAGACAAGCTTGCTATTTGATCTGTCAGCAACctctttttcaatattaattgcATCTGCAACAGCTAATTCTGTAATGCCAGTTCTGCGAATCACTGTCAGATTTGTGTTCCTCAACAAGCGCTCTGTCAGGCGGTAAAGCTGTGTCTGCACAAAATAGTGAAGTTTAAGAGAGAAGAAATCTAACTATCAGAGCCGTATACACAAATAAAGCATCTTGAATTGATCATTTGGAAATACTCCTGCGCCATTACTTAAATAAGATTCAACTCCATTAACATGCCAAAAGGGGAACAAGACTAAATTATTCGAAGTTTGTATTGGTATGTACCAGTTTTAATTCCAACCCTGAAATCTGGCAACCAGTCAATTATGACTTTTATCTTGGGTAGAATCAactattaaaaaagtttaagatTCTATCACTTTTTCTGGTGAGAAACTTCGACTTATATTATATGACCCATAACGGGATATGTGGGAAAACCACCGGCAACCACATGTTTTGTCTAACATTTGAAAACTCAAGATAactaaatgataaatattagtTCTAAAATGAAGAAACAAGAATGACCCTCCAAAGGAATTAGAACATATTTTCTGATCCCAATGTCATTAGGAATCGGAGCCTTAATTAAAAATGCATCAATCTAACGTGTGTAACTTCAAATGGTGGAAACGCAAGGTACTGCATACCTGCCTAACTGATATAGGAATTTTATTGTGTCGAGAAGGTGCCAATACTGGTCTCATATCACTTGGCAGTTGGGCCTACTCACAATAACAGAAAGAAGAAACAGTGAACAGCCATAACCAATTTCTGATAGCAATATCAAAGGTAAATAAAGCAATTGCAGATAAAACTAGTCAGATGAGATCATTTACATACAAGTAAAGGATAATTTCCTTTAAAAACTGAGTTGTCTTCCTGATTTCCATTTGCTGTGTTTCCTCCGCTGGTTGTGGATGCTTTCCTCGCAAGGACCTCCAAGGcccattttcttttatcattcttCATGCAACCAGATTTTTGGCCTAACTCCTTGGTGCCAGTTTTGGAACCAACTGATGAGACTGGCGTCCTTTCTGAGTAATTGTTTATTCTTGATTTACCAGAAGTTGAATTATCGCCAACTGGTCCATTTACAATCTTTTTGTCTAcgtttttttcatttgaaacaAAACTGATCTTTGATAAGAGATTGTTTACGTCTGTTGCTTTAATAGTATTGTTATCAACGGATAGATTTGGTACTTTCTCTGACGGgttgttttgtttggtttgcTCAGAGTTAGCCACAGTTTTAAGCACAGAGAGAGGTTTTACATCCTCTTTCCGGGGGAAAACAGATGTATCTGCTAAATACAACCTAGAAAGTATAGGATCCTTGGTTTGACATTCAGAAACTTGCTTTGATTCTGTACCATCTGAACCTTTTCTTAGTAAATCAAGAACTGATTTTAAAGTTTCAATCTTTTCAGGCTTCGTAGCTCTCATGCAACGATATTTCCAGAACTCAATTTCACAGTCCCTATCCCATGCACGCTTTCTTCTTCCATTGGAAGTACCAaaaattttctttgttaaattttcaCGGACTTTGCCTTTCTGCAACATTGACTTCTTTGCCTTTATAGCTGCAGGGGATAACTTGTTTACAAGTTCAGTTTTAGGCCCTGTTATAGCAGTCCTAAATGCTTCAAGAAGCTTGGGATCAAAATGGTTATCCTCGAAGTTTATAGAGGACTTGTTA
This genomic stretch from Vigna radiata var. radiata cultivar VC1973A chromosome 7, Vradiata_ver6, whole genome shotgun sequence harbors:
- the LOC106768596 gene encoding uncharacterized protein At4g10930 isoform X5; translation: MHSVWDLIPKVLQRVHGYAPDDVSKGATNSMERTTMECNADNSNRDCHGEDSFSGKVSVSVADTGETAVVVSMVDRTKWVPATSEKSLLPVEVDADPMTESCILMSDINDQQSGEMRTNSLPIMEEELELSLSNNSDLKKSASGAMIEPNGFDGTKLLDESHTKTSPSRIESDMGLDLGLSVGTYLPVDDADKSEPKDQATVVPCLTSEKCFLTGDEIEVNACKDNARVAGGKRKHADFSNGQVYIKAEDGDAKPELPDEVVPKKSKATDSQMSNTNDTANDHLLENAPKHPALKDSPTKATVTPDIMNIVKGTVRRLSKGHTSTNACDQSSENKGNMAGLRVKKIMKRNSEDRESSLLVQNLRKEIREAVRNKSSINFEDNHFDPKLLEAFRTAITGPKTELVNKLSPAAIKAKKSMLQKGKVRENLTKKIFGTSNGRRKRAWDRDCEIEFWKYRCMRATKPEKIETLKSVLDLLRKGSDGTESKQVSECQTKDPILSRLYLADTSVFPRKEDVKPLSVLKTVANSEQTKQNNPSEKVPNLSVDNNTIKATDVNNLLSKISFVSNEKNVDKKIVNGPVGDNSTSGKSRINNYSERTPVSSVGSKTGTKELGQKSGCMKNDKRKWALEVLARKASTTSGGNTANGNQEDNSVFKGNYPLLAQLPSDMRPVLAPSRHNKIPISVRQTQLYRLTERLLRNTNLTVIRRTGITELAVADAINIEKEVADRSNSKLVYLNLCSQELLHRTNNTKSDVARDTTPAASSAMLNDQQSEPNMEDLSADPAVETALKNAGLLSDSPPSSPHENRETCNGDMLGSDNILELDSNPDLDIYGDFEYDLEDEDYIGASVTQVSKPKQEQNESKVKLVFSTMNLKKSDIALDCADCEGPERNEVPGEASCSPNCHNDAVQMDRSSVSSELLPFESAVEPLDKEFEELLYGPDKEPLIKKFPAGESRSLHGDGKTETLSVANDYHNDEQHALNNAVKASEQGKENLTEKISDTTITDQSSNISETGESFQRKEGKSDVTAKQTDSVNHTTKKVEAYIKEHIRPLCKSGVITADQYRWAVAKTTEKVMKYHCKAKNASFLIKEGEKVKKLAEQYAEASQQTKKN
- the LOC106768596 gene encoding uncharacterized protein At4g10930 isoform X3, which translates into the protein MLLFLHCFSITLQVYDTVGNSKVEDDSLLRDDDDWSIEGKNNTLQFPSYYIDENAVICLDGDDCKVRNGSATVEGDSDLDTSIACDSCDIWYHAFCVGFDTESTSESTWLCPRCVADDVSKGATNSMERTTMECNADNSNRDCHGEDSFSGKVSVSVADTGETAVVVSMVDRTKWVPATSEKSLLPVEVDADPMTESCILMSDINDQQSGEMRTNSLPIMEEELELSLSNNSDLKKSASGAMIEPNGFDGTKLLDESHTKTSPSRIESDMGLDLGLSVGTYLPVDDADKSEPKDQATVVPCLTSEKCFLTGDEIEVNACKDNARVAGGKRKHADFSNGQVYIKAEDGDAKPELPDEVVPKKSKATDSQMSNTNDTANDHLLENAPKHPALKDSPTKATVTPDIMNIVKGTVRRLSKGHTSTNACDQSSENKGNMAGLRVKKIMKRNSEDRESSLLVQNLRKEIREAVRNKSSINFEDNHFDPKLLEAFRTAITGPKTELVNKLSPAAIKAKKSMLQKGKVRENLTKKIFGTSNGRRKRAWDRDCEIEFWKYRCMRATKPEKIETLKSVLDLLRKGSDGTESKQVSECQTKDPILSRLYLADTSVFPRKEDVKPLSVLKTVANSEQTKQNNPSEKVPNLSVDNNTIKATDVNNLLSKISFVSNEKNVDKKIVNGPVGDNSTSGKSRINNYSERTPVSSVGSKTGTKELGQKSGCMKNDKRKWALEVLARKASTTSGGNTANGNQEDNSVFKGNYPLLAQLPSDMRPVLAPSRHNKIPISVRQTQLYRLTERLLRNTNLTVIRRTGITELAVADAINIEKEVADRSNSKLVYLNLCSQELLHRTNNTKSDVARDTTPAASSAMLNDQQSEPNMEDLSADPAVETALKNAGLLSDSPPSSPHENRETCNGDMLGSDNILELDSNPDLDIYGDFEYDLEDEDYIGASVTQVSKPKQEQNESKVKLVFSTMNLKKSDIALDCADCEGPERNEVPGEASCSPNCHNDAVQMDRSSVSSELLPFESAVEPLDKEFEELLYGPDKEPLIKKFPAGESRSLHGDGKTETLSVANDYHNDEQHALNNAVKASEQGKENLTEKISDTTITDQSSNISETGESFQRKEGKSDVTAKQTDSVNHTTKKVEAYIKEHIRPLCKSGVITADQYRWAVAKTTEKVMKYHCKAKNASFLIKEGEKVKKLAEQYAEASQQTKKN